The Patulibacter sp. SYSU D01012 genome window below encodes:
- a CDS encoding alpha/beta fold hydrolase — protein MDAPDDVPVDEGVVRLPDGRDLAWSATGPADGPVVLFLHGSTGSRRTAPAADGVRVLAYDRPGFGGSTAAPDRTLATDAADVGALLDAVGAGPVAVLAFSGGAPVGYELAALTPARVTRLTVVSGAPRPTEPPPPDELLRTAAAALRADPDAAVDSLLAGAPPADARALASPRTRERITRGVRDAVAAGIEGWVAEGRLIRSPWPFAPADVRVPVALWHGDRDDAVPLHEAQGMVAVLPDAALTVLPDAGHLGWMARESDGVRAAVAPPDPVA, from the coding sequence ATGGACGCGCCCGACGACGTGCCGGTCGACGAGGGCGTCGTGCGCCTGCCGGACGGCCGCGACCTGGCGTGGTCGGCGACCGGCCCGGCGGACGGGCCGGTCGTCCTGTTCCTGCACGGCAGCACCGGCAGCCGCCGCACGGCGCCCGCGGCCGACGGGGTGCGCGTGCTCGCGTACGACCGCCCCGGGTTCGGCGGGTCGACCGCCGCGCCGGACCGCACGCTGGCCACGGACGCCGCGGACGTCGGCGCGCTGCTCGACGCGGTCGGGGCGGGACCGGTCGCGGTCCTCGCCTTCTCGGGCGGCGCGCCGGTCGGCTACGAGCTGGCCGCGCTGACCCCCGCGCGCGTGACGCGGCTGACCGTCGTCTCGGGCGCCCCGCGGCCGACGGAGCCGCCCCCGCCCGACGAGCTGCTGCGGACCGCCGCCGCCGCGCTGCGCGCCGACCCCGACGCGGCGGTCGACAGCCTGCTCGCGGGGGCGCCGCCCGCGGACGCCCGCGCCCTGGCGTCCCCGCGCACGCGGGAGCGCATCACGCGCGGCGTGCGCGACGCCGTCGCCGCCGGGATCGAGGGGTGGGTCGCCGAGGGCCGGCTCATCCGGTCGCCGTGGCCCTTCGCCCCCGCGGACGTGCGGGTGCCCGTCGCGCTGTGGCACGGGGACCGGGACGACGCCGTCCCCCTGCACGAGGCGCAGGGCATGGTCGCCGTGCTCCCGGACGCGGCCCTGACCGTCCTGCCCGACGCCGGGCACCTCGGCTGGATGGCGCGCGAGTCCGACGGCGTCCGCGCCGCCGTCGCCCCGCCGGACCCCGTCGCCTAG
- a CDS encoding DNA-3-methyladenine glycosylase I — protein MPEDLITGDDGVPRCGWGADPDVYRRYHDDEWGRPLHGERELYGLLTLETFQSGLSWLTILRKRPAFEAAFHGFDPERVAGYGEEDTARLLADAGIVRNRLKVAAAITNARATVALRADGGLDAFLWSFAEAASAERTGRPERLADVPSATPTSKALAKALRGRGFAFVGPTVAYAFMQSMGLVDDHLIGCACAGRERPARGTAGAVA, from the coding sequence ATGCCCGAGGACCTCATCACCGGCGACGACGGCGTCCCCCGCTGCGGGTGGGGGGCCGACCCGGACGTCTACCGGCGCTACCACGACGATGAGTGGGGGCGACCGCTGCACGGCGAGCGGGAGCTGTACGGGCTGCTGACGCTGGAGACCTTCCAGAGCGGGCTGTCGTGGCTGACGATCCTGCGCAAGCGCCCCGCCTTCGAGGCGGCCTTCCACGGCTTCGACCCCGAGCGCGTGGCCGGGTACGGCGAGGAGGACACGGCCCGGCTGCTGGCGGACGCGGGCATCGTCCGCAACCGGCTGAAGGTCGCCGCGGCGATCACGAATGCGCGGGCCACGGTGGCGCTGCGCGCGGACGGCGGACTCGACGCGTTCCTGTGGTCGTTCGCCGAGGCGGCGAGCGCCGAGCGCACGGGCCGCCCGGAGCGGCTGGCCGACGTGCCGTCCGCGACCCCGACGTCGAAGGCCCTGGCGAAGGCGCTGCGCGGGCGCGGATTCGCCTTCGTCGGACCGACGGTCGCCTACGCGTTCATGCAGTCGATGGGCCTGGTCGACGACCACCTGATCGGCTGCGCCTGCGCCGGGCGGGAGCGGCCGGCGCGCGGTACGGCCGGGGCCGTGGCCTAG